A genomic region of Solanum dulcamara chromosome 2, daSolDulc1.2, whole genome shotgun sequence contains the following coding sequences:
- the LOC129874739 gene encoding xylan glycosyltransferase MUCI21, protein MKINIVKKKGSNSTKVLIGLMLFVLTIEVLRQNQLFFNSRPHDYFITSTPDAISHHNNQGVEKSKSKINCDRSHYSYDLCSINGPTIFDPIKSTFYDMDSTNNKNETNIIVEKIRPYPRKWENYTMGSIKEFTLNTGPIGPHCLIHHKAQALVFSVGGYTGNFFHDINDGFIPLFITVNSLFPNQDFILVISKLQDWWVHKYKDLLQSFSKHPIINIDKEVNVTHCFPRVTIGLMSHGFMNIDPKLTPTSKTLIDFHKFLATTYGTSKSQRQSHHQPQRQSQSHHQPQPQFSPQIQYQSRPRLVLASRGGSIGRLILNQDEVRLVAEQIGFEVLLFEPKKTTSLHESFGLIHSSHAMIGVHGAALTHALFLRPSSIFIQIVPIGAEGVSDICFGKLAREMKLVYEEYKIGVEESSLMEKFGKENKLVLKNPKALQGKGWSQEIMDIYLRQQNINLNLNKFRMYLEKAYQNAKIFKAING, encoded by the exons ATGAAGATTAATATAGTTAAAAAAAAGGGTTCAAATTCAACAAAGGTGTTGATTGGACTTATGCTCTTCGTTTTGACGATTGAAGTGTTAAGgcaaaatcaacttttcttcAACTCGAGACCTCACGATTATTTTATTACCTCAACCCCTGATGCAATCAGTCATCATAATAACCAAGGAG TAGAAAAATCTAAGTCAAAAATCAACTGCGATAGGTCTCATTATTCCTATGATCTTTGCTCAATCAATGGGCCAACAATTTTTGACCCAATTAAGTCAACATTTTATGACATGGACTCAACCAACAACAAGAATGAGACAAACATCATAGTTGAAAAGATTAGGCCCTATCCAAGAAAATGGGAGAATTACACAATGGGCTCAATCAAGGAATTCACTCTTAATACAGGCCCAATAGGCCCACATTGCTTGATCCATCACAAAGCCCAAGCACTTGTATTCAGTGTGGGAGGGTACACTGGTAACTTCTTCCATGATATCAATGATGGATTCATTCCACTTTTTATCACTGTTAATTCTTTGTTTCCTAATCAAGATTTCATCTTAGTAATATCCAAATTGCAAGATTGGTGGGTCCACAAGTACAAGGATTTATTACAAAGCTTTAGTAAACATCCTATCATTAATATTGACAAGGAGGTTAATGTCACACATTGTTTCCCTAGAGTGACAATTGGCCTTATGTCACATGGTTTCATGAACATTGACCCAAAATTAACACCAACCTCAAAAACCCTAATAGATTTTCATAAATTTCTAGCTACCACATATGGCACCAGTAAGTCTCAGCGTCAGTCTCATCATCAGCCTCAACGTCAGTCTCAGTCTCATCACCAGCCTCAACCTCAGTTTTCGCCTCAAATTCAATATCAATCTCGTCCTCGACTCGTCTTAGCAAGTCGTGGAGGCAGCATCGGACGTCTGATTCTGAACCAGGATGAAGTAAGATTGGTCGCGGAACAGATAGGTTTCGAGGTACTTTTATTCGAGCCGAAAAAAACAACATCATTGCATGAATCATTTGGATTGATACACTCAAGCCATGCAATGATTGGAGTTCATGGAGCAGCGCTAACACATGCATTATTTCTACGTCCTAGTTCAATATTCATACAAATTGTTCCAATTGGAGCTGAAGGAGTATCAGATATTTGTTTTGGAAAATTAGCAAGGGAAATGAAGTTGGTTTATGAGGAATACAAAATTGGAGTTGAAGAAAGTAGCTTAATGGAAAAatttggaaaagaaaataaattggtGTTAAAAAATCCAAAGGCTCTTCAAGGAAAAGGTTGGTCTCAAGAGATTATGGATATTTATCTTAGAcaacaaaatattaatttgaatttaaataaatttagaatGTACTTAGAGAAAGCAtatcaaaatgcaaaaatatttaaggCTATTAACGGTTAG